Proteins from a single region of Phycisphaeraceae bacterium D3-23:
- a CDS encoding prepilin-type N-terminal cleavage/methylation domain-containing protein — MSRRTSKGFTLIELLVVISIIALLIGILLPALGAARRTARRMQNSTQLRGQHQGLVTFANSNKEKFPGLNSKGNLLDNANLQDTGGSGNGGFTETRYWIMLTGNFFTPEYAISPSETATVTEYIEPTAPNTVTPVEFNTGTGLKNYSYAMLQMNGPPNQPPLAGAGRIAEWQQSLNTQAIVVSDRNTGQGPAANQISSIHNKEVGDWKGSVLWNDNHVAFEQSNFFETRYGSGAAFVDLGGGDADLDDLFNNNNDPDGNAGNDARMICEGQGQTHSGDDG, encoded by the coding sequence ATGTCTCGCAGAACCTCAAAGGGCTTCACGCTGATTGAACTGCTCGTGGTGATCTCGATCATCGCGCTGCTGATCGGCATCCTGCTGCCGGCACTGGGTGCCGCCCGCCGGACCGCCCGCCGCATGCAGAACTCGACCCAGCTCCGCGGCCAGCACCAGGGCCTGGTCACGTTCGCCAACTCGAACAAGGAAAAGTTCCCCGGCCTCAACTCCAAGGGTAACCTCCTCGACAACGCGAACCTCCAGGACACCGGCGGCTCGGGCAACGGTGGCTTCACCGAAACCCGCTACTGGATCATGCTCACGGGCAACTTCTTCACGCCTGAGTACGCGATCAGCCCTTCGGAAACCGCGACCGTCACCGAGTACATCGAGCCCACGGCCCCCAACACCGTGACGCCCGTCGAGTTCAACACCGGCACCGGCCTGAAGAACTACTCGTACGCCATGCTTCAGATGAACGGCCCGCCAAACCAGCCACCCCTGGCCGGCGCTGGCCGCATCGCCGAGTGGCAGCAGTCGCTCAACACCCAGGCCATCGTGGTCTCCGACCGCAACACGGGTCAGGGCCCTGCGGCCAATCAGATCAGCAGCATCCACAACAAAGAAGTGGGTGACTGGAAGGGCAGCGTCCTCTGGAACGATAACCACGTCGCGTTCGAGCAGAGCAACTTCTTCGAGACCCGCTACGGCAGCGGTGCCGCCTTCGTCGACCTCGGCGGCGGTGATGCGGACCTCGACGACCTGTTCAACAACAACAACGACCCTGACGGCAACGCCGGCAACGACGCTCGCATGATCTGTGAAGGTCAGGGCCAGACGCACTCGGGCGACGATGGCTAA
- the wecC gene encoding UDP-N-acetyl-D-mannosamine dehydrogenase, whose amino-acid sequence MPDSHEHTLCILGMGYIGLPTATILATRGYRVVGVDTDPAVVESLNAGRTHFIEPDLDILVQAAVQTGTLTASAQPVAADIFILCVPTPVTQARGPDLSYIENATEQIAPFLKPGDLVVLESTSPPGTTEQIASHVERLTGLTREQVHFAHAPERVLPGRILREVVENDRIIGGINDASTRAAADFYKTFVTGELLLCSSRMAEMAKLVENASRDVQIAFANELSMVCDTLDLNARELIDLANRHPRVNVLQPGCGVGGHCIAVDPWFIVHQCPGQTPLIQAARAVNDAKPRHVVEQVTQAAARFRAPKIALLGLTYKPDIDDLRESPALWIARELSRQQAGELLIVEPNLRAVDGLSLCDLDSAVAQADIVVFLVAHRPFKAVAPQVLASKVVVDTCGVTHRS is encoded by the coding sequence ATGCCCGATTCCCACGAACACACGCTCTGCATCCTCGGAATGGGCTACATCGGGCTGCCTACCGCCACCATCCTCGCGACGCGGGGCTACCGCGTGGTGGGCGTCGATACCGACCCGGCCGTGGTCGAATCGCTCAACGCCGGGCGGACGCACTTCATCGAGCCCGACCTCGACATCCTCGTGCAGGCGGCGGTCCAGACCGGCACGCTCACAGCCAGCGCGCAGCCCGTCGCCGCCGACATCTTTATCCTCTGCGTCCCGACGCCGGTGACCCAGGCGCGCGGGCCCGACCTGTCGTACATCGAGAACGCGACAGAGCAGATCGCTCCTTTCCTCAAGCCCGGCGACCTGGTCGTCCTCGAATCCACCAGCCCGCCGGGCACGACCGAGCAGATCGCCAGCCATGTCGAGCGACTCACCGGGCTCACCCGCGAGCAGGTCCACTTCGCGCACGCGCCCGAGCGCGTGCTGCCCGGGCGCATCCTGCGCGAGGTCGTCGAGAACGACCGGATCATCGGCGGGATCAACGACGCATCGACCCGGGCGGCCGCGGACTTCTACAAGACCTTTGTCACGGGCGAGCTGCTGCTGTGCAGTAGCCGGATGGCGGAGATGGCGAAGCTGGTCGAGAACGCGTCGCGCGACGTACAGATCGCGTTCGCCAACGAGCTGTCGATGGTCTGCGACACGCTCGACCTCAACGCACGCGAGCTCATCGACCTGGCCAACCGCCACCCGCGCGTCAACGTGCTCCAGCCCGGCTGCGGCGTGGGCGGGCACTGCATCGCGGTCGACCCGTGGTTCATCGTCCACCAGTGCCCGGGCCAGACCCCGCTGATCCAGGCCGCCCGCGCGGTTAACGACGCCAAGCCCCGGCACGTCGTCGAGCAGGTCACGCAGGCCGCCGCACGTTTCCGCGCGCCAAAGATCGCGCTGCTCGGGCTGACCTACAAGCCGGACATCGACGACCTGCGTGAGTCGCCCGCGCTGTGGATCGCGCGCGAGCTTTCACGGCAGCAAGCCGGCGAACTCCTGATCGTGGAGCCGAACCTACGGGCCGTGGATGGGCTGTCGCTTTGCGACCTGGACAGCGCGGTCGCACAGGCGGATATCGTGGTGTTCCTCGTCGCGCATCGGCCGTTCAAGGCGGTCGCGCCGCAGGTGCTCGCGTCGAAGGTGGTGGTGGACACCTGCGGCGTCACGCATCGGAGTTAG
- the wecB gene encoding UDP-N-acetylglucosamine 2-epimerase (non-hydrolyzing) — MPKQVAIFMGTRPEAIKLAPVVRALQAEPALTPILVSTGQHKEMLAQVAELFDVHADVTLDAMRPGQSLTALHARLLTQLDDVLDQLKPDYALVQGDTTTVLAAAQCCFYRRVPVGHVEAGLRTGDLSAPFPEEANRRQASVLCDLHFAPTAQARDNLLAEGVDRDTVYVTGNTVIDALHLEVERQRDPAIAQQTAQALADDLGAGWDDRPYVLVTGHRRENFGDGLRQICAALRELAQRFPDRRFIYPVHLNPNVAGPVHELLAGVENLVLTGPKDYRLFVALLRGCELVLTDSGGVQEEAPSLGKPVLVMRETTERPEGVAAGAVALVGADQVRIVSGVARLLEDPAARAAMSNAQNPYGDGQAAPRIADAIRSRLQT; from the coding sequence ATGCCCAAACAAGTCGCCATCTTCATGGGCACCCGGCCCGAGGCGATCAAGCTCGCGCCGGTCGTCCGGGCGCTGCAAGCCGAACCCGCGCTGACGCCGATCCTCGTCTCCACGGGCCAGCACAAGGAGATGCTCGCGCAGGTCGCCGAGCTGTTTGATGTCCACGCCGACGTCACGCTCGACGCGATGCGCCCGGGCCAATCCCTCACCGCGCTGCACGCCCGGCTGCTCACGCAGCTCGACGACGTGCTCGACCAGCTCAAGCCCGACTACGCGCTCGTGCAGGGCGACACGACCACCGTCCTCGCCGCGGCGCAGTGCTGCTTCTACCGGCGTGTCCCGGTCGGCCACGTCGAGGCCGGGCTACGCACAGGCGACCTCAGCGCCCCGTTCCCCGAGGAGGCGAACCGTCGGCAGGCGTCGGTGCTGTGCGACCTGCACTTCGCGCCGACCGCCCAGGCCCGTGACAACCTCCTGGCCGAGGGCGTCGATCGCGACACGGTCTACGTCACCGGCAACACCGTGATCGACGCGCTGCACCTGGAGGTCGAGCGCCAGCGCGACCCGGCCATCGCGCAGCAGACCGCGCAGGCCCTCGCCGACGACCTGGGCGCGGGCTGGGACGACCGGCCCTACGTCCTGGTCACGGGCCATCGGCGTGAGAACTTCGGCGATGGGCTCCGCCAGATCTGCGCCGCGCTGCGCGAGCTGGCGCAGCGCTTCCCCGATCGGCGGTTCATCTACCCGGTCCACCTGAACCCCAACGTCGCCGGCCCCGTGCATGAGCTGCTCGCCGGGGTCGAGAATCTGGTCCTGACGGGCCCAAAGGACTACCGGCTATTCGTCGCGCTGTTGCGCGGCTGCGAGCTGGTGCTGACCGACTCGGGCGGCGTTCAGGAAGAGGCACCGTCACTGGGCAAGCCCGTGCTGGTGATGCGCGAGACCACCGAGCGGCCCGAGGGCGTCGCGGCCGGGGCCGTCGCGCTGGTCGGGGCCGACCAGGTGCGGATCGTTTCGGGCGTAGCACGTCTATTAGAAGACCCCGCCGCCCGCGCCGCCATGTCCAACGCCCAAAATCCCTACGGCGACGGCCAGGCCGCCCCACGCATCGCCGACGCCATCCGCAGCCGGTTGCAAACATAG
- a CDS encoding nucleotide sugar dehydrogenase, with the protein MNSSDIQNRSATVGILGLGYVGLPLMRAFWDAGFPVLGFDVDPKKIDMLEKGESYLKHLGETLVSDMAAGPKERFAVTSDPADLGKADALIICVPTPLGKHLDPDLSYVESTAQMIAKTLRPGQLVSLESTTYPGTTREVILPHLEATGLKLGSDFFVAYSPEREDPGRKSHNTQTIPKLVGGLDDASGDLALELYDCAIAEVIRVSSAEVAESAKLLENIYRAVNIAMVNEMKTILTPMDIDVWEVIDAAATKPFGFQAFYPGPGLGGHCIPIDPFYLTWKAKEVGQTTRFIELAGQVNHQMPGYVIDRTALALNARGKAVKDAKVLVLGLAYKPDVDDVRESPSFELIERLDELGAKVDYNDPHVAETHRMRKHDLKMSSVPLSESMLAGYDCVLIATDHTAYDWQMIADHAKLLVDTRGATRQVTGDRGHIVMA; encoded by the coding sequence ATGAACTCCAGTGATATCCAAAACCGCTCGGCCACCGTCGGGATTCTCGGGCTCGGCTACGTCGGGCTACCGCTCATGCGCGCGTTCTGGGACGCCGGCTTCCCCGTGCTCGGCTTCGACGTCGACCCCAAAAAAATCGACATGCTCGAAAAGGGCGAGAGCTACCTCAAGCACCTGGGCGAGACCCTCGTCAGCGACATGGCCGCGGGCCCCAAGGAACGCTTCGCCGTCACGTCCGACCCGGCCGACCTCGGTAAGGCGGACGCGCTCATCATCTGCGTCCCCACCCCGCTGGGCAAGCACCTGGACCCGGACCTGAGCTACGTCGAATCGACCGCCCAGATGATCGCCAAGACGCTTCGGCCCGGGCAGCTCGTCTCGCTCGAATCGACGACCTACCCCGGCACGACGCGCGAGGTCATCCTCCCCCACCTCGAAGCCACCGGGCTCAAGCTGGGCAGCGACTTCTTCGTCGCCTACTCGCCCGAGCGCGAAGACCCGGGCCGAAAGAGTCACAACACCCAGACGATCCCCAAGCTGGTGGGCGGGCTCGATGACGCATCGGGCGACCTCGCGCTCGAGCTCTACGACTGCGCGATCGCCGAGGTGATCCGGGTGAGCAGCGCGGAGGTCGCCGAGTCCGCCAAGCTGCTGGAGAACATCTACCGGGCGGTGAACATCGCGATGGTCAACGAGATGAAGACGATCTTGACGCCGATGGACATCGACGTGTGGGAGGTCATCGACGCGGCCGCGACCAAGCCCTTCGGTTTCCAGGCGTTTTACCCCGGCCCGGGGCTGGGCGGGCACTGCATCCCCATCGACCCGTTCTACCTGACGTGGAAAGCCAAGGAGGTCGGCCAGACCACGCGGTTCATCGAGCTCGCGGGCCAGGTCAACCACCAGATGCCGGGCTACGTCATCGATCGCACCGCGCTGGCGCTCAACGCGCGGGGCAAGGCGGTCAAGGACGCGAAGGTGCTCGTGCTCGGGCTGGCGTACAAGCCGGACGTCGACGATGTGCGCGAGAGCCCGAGCTTCGAGCTGATCGAACGCCTCGACGAGCTTGGCGCGAAGGTGGACTACAACGACCCGCACGTCGCGGAGACACACCGGATGCGCAAGCACGACCTGAAGATGTCGAGCGTGCCGCTGAGCGAATCGATGCTGGCGGGGTACGACTGCGTGCTGATTGCGACGGACCACACGGCGTACGACTGGCAGATGATCGCCGACCACGCGAAGCTGTTGGTCGATACCCGCGGCGCGACGCGGCAGGTGACGGGCGACCGCGGGCATATTGTCATGGCCTAA
- the gmd gene encoding GDP-mannose 4,6-dehydratase translates to MSPNDKRALITGITGQDGSYLAELLLAKGYDVHGIVRRSSTFGTERIDHVYADPHDIGARLHLHYGDLTDGNGLSRLMREVQPTEVYNLGAQSHVKVSFEQPVYTADATGVGTLKLLEAVRDTQDRTGEQIRYYQASSSEMYGKVHEVPQTETTPFHPRSPYGVAKVYGHWITVNYRESYDLHASCGILFNHESPRRGETFVTRKITRAVGRIKHGLQDKLYLGNLDAQRDWGFAGDYVDAMWRMLQQDQGDDYVVATGTMIPVRAFCELSFGAVDMDYNDFVEIDPRYYRPAEVDELLGDPTKAKQKLGWEPTVTVEELAQMMVSHDMELAAQERTLIDAGHKVAGRG, encoded by the coding sequence ATGTCCCCCAACGACAAACGCGCACTCATCACCGGCATCACCGGCCAGGACGGCTCGTACCTCGCCGAGCTTTTGCTCGCCAAGGGCTACGACGTCCACGGCATCGTCCGGCGGTCCTCGACCTTCGGCACCGAACGCATCGACCACGTCTACGCCGACCCCCACGACATCGGCGCACGCCTGCACCTGCACTACGGCGACCTGACCGACGGCAACGGGCTGTCGCGCCTGATGCGCGAGGTCCAGCCCACCGAGGTCTACAACCTCGGCGCACAGTCCCACGTCAAGGTCAGCTTCGAGCAGCCCGTCTACACCGCCGACGCGACGGGCGTGGGCACGCTCAAACTCCTCGAAGCCGTGCGCGACACGCAGGACCGCACCGGCGAACAGATCCGTTATTACCAGGCGTCATCGTCCGAGATGTACGGCAAGGTCCACGAGGTCCCGCAGACCGAAACCACGCCCTTCCACCCGCGCTCGCCCTACGGCGTCGCCAAGGTCTATGGCCACTGGATCACCGTCAACTACCGCGAGTCCTACGACCTGCACGCCTCGTGTGGCATCCTCTTCAACCACGAATCCCCCCGCCGCGGCGAGACCTTTGTCACCCGCAAGATCACCCGCGCGGTCGGGCGGATCAAGCATGGGCTCCAGGACAAGCTTTACCTCGGCAACCTTGATGCCCAGCGCGACTGGGGCTTTGCCGGCGACTACGTCGACGCGATGTGGCGCATGCTCCAGCAGGACCAGGGCGATGACTACGTCGTCGCGACGGGCACCATGATCCCCGTCCGCGCGTTCTGCGAGCTGTCGTTCGGCGCGGTGGATATGGACTACAACGATTTTGTCGAGATCGACCCGCGCTACTACCGGCCGGCCGAGGTCGACGAGCTGCTGGGCGACCCGACGAAGGCGAAGCAGAAGCTCGGCTGGGAGCCGACGGTCACGGTCGAAGAGCTTGCACAGATGATGGTCTCGCACGATATGGAACTCGCGGCGCAGGAACGGACCCTGATCGACGCGGGCCACAAAGTCGCGGGGCGGGGCTAA
- a CDS encoding GDP-L-fucose synthase codes for MLDWKGKRICLTGGAGFLGRFVIDALGRRGVEVDRIFVPRRKDYDLTREADVIRMYDDARPDVVIHLAAEVGGIGANRDHPGRFFFANAAMGLHLIEHGRQRGIEKFLQTGTVCAYPKHAPVPFREDTLWDSYPEETNAPYGVAKKALFVMLDGYYREFGMKSSVVVPVNLYGPHDNFDLETSHVIPGLIRKCIEARAKGADHIQCWGTGLASREFLYVEDAAEAIVRATETMDEPIPINLGTGQEISIKHLVETIARLSKFEGEIRWDSDKPDGQPRRCLDTSRAKKLLGWEAQVGLEEGLKRTIAWFEQQDEVREIVYG; via the coding sequence ATGCTGGACTGGAAGGGGAAACGCATCTGCCTCACCGGCGGGGCCGGCTTTCTAGGCCGGTTTGTGATCGATGCGCTGGGCAGGCGCGGCGTCGAGGTCGACCGCATCTTCGTGCCGCGGCGTAAGGACTACGACCTGACGCGCGAAGCGGATGTCATCCGCATGTACGACGATGCCCGGCCCGACGTCGTGATCCACCTCGCGGCGGAGGTCGGCGGGATCGGCGCCAACCGCGACCACCCCGGGCGGTTCTTCTTCGCCAACGCCGCGATGGGGCTGCACCTGATCGAGCACGGCCGGCAACGCGGCATCGAGAAGTTCCTGCAGACCGGCACGGTCTGCGCCTACCCCAAGCACGCCCCGGTCCCCTTCCGCGAAGACACGCTCTGGGACAGCTACCCCGAAGAAACCAACGCGCCCTACGGCGTTGCGAAGAAGGCGCTCTTCGTCATGCTCGACGGCTACTACCGCGAGTTCGGGATGAAGAGCAGCGTCGTCGTGCCCGTCAACCTGTACGGCCCGCACGACAACTTCGACCTCGAAACCAGCCACGTCATCCCCGGGCTGATCCGCAAGTGCATCGAGGCCCGGGCCAAGGGCGCGGACCATATCCAGTGCTGGGGCACCGGCCTGGCGTCGCGCGAGTTCTTGTACGTCGAAGACGCGGCCGAGGCCATCGTCCGGGCCACCGAAACGATGGACGAGCCCATCCCGATCAACCTGGGCACGGGCCAGGAGATCTCGATCAAGCACCTGGTCGAGACGATCGCCCGGCTGTCGAAGTTTGAGGGCGAAATCCGCTGGGACTCGGACAAGCCCGACGGCCAGCCGCGGCGCTGCCTCGATACGTCCCGCGCGAAGAAGCTCCTGGGCTGGGAGGCGCAGGTCGGCCTGGAAGAAGGGCTCAAGCGCACCATCGCGTGGTTCGAGCAGCAGGACGAGGTCCGCGAAATCGTGTACGGATAA
- a CDS encoding polysaccharide deacetylase family protein, translated as MPDDRPTHAMTFDIEDWFHLVGTRILDEPDRWDGLESVTVQHTEWVLETLAHHDTRATFFVLGWIADKYPALVKTIAEQGHELATHSYWHRAVYTMSPEDFRDDLKRSVDAVGSAAGGGAIVRGFRAPAFSIKPGCEWAFDHLRDAGLTYDASLFPAPRAHGGYACPPGPHDITTPSGQTLRELPMSTMSVLGKALAFSGGGFLRVLPWAMIRRGMAQCEARGVPAVVYLHPWDFAVDCPVPEMSRWHRFKCYHGRSGASGKLERLLTGWRWDTCAKVLELPGNGPA; from the coding sequence ATGCCCGACGACCGCCCCACCCACGCGATGACGTTTGATATCGAGGACTGGTTCCACCTCGTGGGCACGCGCATCCTCGACGAGCCCGACCGATGGGATGGGCTCGAATCGGTCACGGTCCAGCACACCGAGTGGGTCCTCGAAACCCTGGCGCACCACGACACGCGCGCGACGTTCTTCGTGCTCGGCTGGATCGCGGACAAGTACCCCGCACTGGTCAAGACGATCGCCGAGCAGGGCCACGAGCTCGCGACCCACTCGTACTGGCACCGCGCGGTGTACACGATGTCCCCCGAGGACTTCCGCGACGACCTCAAGCGCTCGGTCGATGCCGTCGGTAGTGCGGCGGGTGGCGGCGCGATCGTCCGCGGCTTCCGCGCCCCGGCGTTTTCGATCAAGCCCGGCTGCGAGTGGGCGTTCGATCATCTCCGTGACGCGGGGCTCACCTACGACGCAAGCCTGTTCCCCGCACCCCGCGCACACGGCGGGTACGCCTGCCCGCCCGGGCCGCACGACATCACGACGCCCAGCGGCCAGACGCTGCGCGAGCTGCCGATGAGCACGATGTCGGTGCTGGGCAAGGCGCTCGCGTTCAGCGGCGGCGGGTTTTTGCGCGTCCTGCCTTGGGCGATGATCCGGCGCGGGATGGCGCAGTGCGAGGCGCGCGGCGTGCCGGCGGTGGTATACCTCCACCCCTGGGACTTCGCGGTCGATTGTCCCGTGCCCGAGATGAGCCGGTGGCACCGATTCAAGTGCTACCACGGCCGATCCGGCGCGTCGGGCAAGCTCGAACGCCTGCTCACGGGCTGGCGGTGGGATACGTGCGCCAAAGTGCTAGAGCTGCCGGGGAACGGACCCGCGTAA
- a CDS encoding trypsin-like serine protease, with product MSRCIAMVVLVCLAALPTRALVNAEPPADDDTRFDAVGAFGHTARLNEGMGNPAQHQWYGSAVLIAPDVVLTAKHLLPHGEARLPRPGAMTVRFRRHEDGTLGTNDDGVDSYHQATIARYILCPDADLMLCILRDPVEHITPVSLDLSGEEFDASKVMLAAWGSTSNWVGQGGPRTELRAGQHTATVRGAFLRLASFDNENREKANGQRQAYITDENTVPNKFDSGGSMFVVDDEDNVLLAGIIATYSGGTWLGRYAEDAAFPLGVAVEGAEALEEALD from the coding sequence ATGTCAAGATGTATCGCAATGGTTGTACTGGTCTGCCTCGCCGCACTGCCGACGCGCGCGCTGGTCAACGCCGAGCCGCCCGCCGACGACGACACACGCTTCGACGCGGTCGGCGCGTTCGGGCACACCGCCCGCCTCAACGAAGGCATGGGCAACCCTGCCCAGCACCAGTGGTACGGCTCGGCCGTGCTCATCGCGCCCGACGTCGTGCTCACCGCCAAGCACCTGCTGCCCCACGGCGAGGCCCGCCTGCCACGCCCGGGCGCGATGACCGTCCGCTTCCGCCGACACGAAGACGGCACGCTGGGCACCAACGACGACGGCGTCGACAGCTACCACCAGGCCACGATCGCTCGCTACATCCTCTGCCCCGACGCCGACCTCATGCTTTGCATCCTGCGCGACCCGGTCGAGCACATCACGCCCGTGTCGCTCGACCTCAGCGGCGAAGAGTTTGATGCGTCCAAGGTCATGCTCGCCGCCTGGGGCTCGACCTCAAATTGGGTTGGCCAGGGCGGACCACGCACCGAGCTCCGGGCCGGGCAGCACACCGCGACCGTGCGCGGCGCGTTCCTCCGGCTGGCGTCGTTCGACAACGAAAACCGGGAGAAGGCCAACGGCCAGCGGCAGGCCTACATCACCGACGAGAACACCGTGCCCAACAAGTTCGACTCGGGCGGCTCGATGTTCGTGGTCGATGACGAAGACAACGTGCTGCTCGCCGGGATCATCGCGACGTACTCGGGCGGGACCTGGCTCGGGCGGTACGCCGAGGATGCTGCGTTCCCGCTGGGCGTCGCGGTCGAGGGGGCCGAGGCGCTGGAGGAAGCGCTCGACTAA
- a CDS encoding VanZ family protein: MPEPDSDPPAPSRLTLLALRAGLVVYWATLAALTHWPSLSAVESPIRAADDPYRLMQQDKPAHLLVFGGLAVLLILAKPFGKHRSHIATALLATGVALVYAVIDEVTQGFFADRTVSHSDVLANFIGITGVLLLALTPARDPRPTAWVDWKASVRGVSYLGAFALGGALLAATRMVGRETYAIHAVVAAWITLALLRGTPVVPRSPRLRALLVCGAVAATVALGEIAQAFSGMMFSQSEVLYGEIGLLVAMLLWSARLAFVDPLAEVQHKATTAQPDAEATAGDAVALDPEPDAVPAPSSRA, encoded by the coding sequence ATGCCTGAACCCGACTCCGACCCCCCCGCCCCCAGCCGGCTGACGCTCCTCGCCCTGCGCGCGGGGCTTGTCGTGTACTGGGCCACACTCGCCGCGCTCACGCACTGGCCCTCGCTGTCGGCCGTCGAGTCGCCGATCCGCGCGGCCGACGACCCCTACCGACTCATGCAGCAAGACAAACCCGCCCACCTGCTGGTCTTCGGCGGGCTCGCGGTGCTGCTCATCCTCGCCAAACCGTTTGGCAAACACCGCTCCCACATCGCCACCGCGCTGCTGGCGACGGGGGTCGCGCTCGTCTATGCCGTGATTGATGAAGTCACGCAGGGCTTCTTCGCCGACCGCACCGTCTCGCACTCGGATGTGCTCGCCAACTTCATCGGCATCACGGGCGTGCTGCTGCTCGCGCTGACGCCCGCGCGCGACCCGCGGCCAACGGCTTGGGTGGACTGGAAAGCCAGCGTTCGGGGGGTGTCTTACCTCGGCGCGTTCGCCCTCGGCGGCGCGCTCTTGGCGGCCACGCGGATGGTCGGCCGGGAGACCTACGCGATCCACGCGGTCGTGGCGGCCTGGATCACGCTCGCGCTGCTGCGGGGTACGCCGGTCGTGCCGCGCTCGCCACGCCTCAGGGCGCTGCTCGTCTGCGGCGCGGTCGCGGCGACGGTCGCGCTGGGCGAGATCGCCCAGGCGTTCTCGGGCATGATGTTCTCGCAGAGCGAAGTCCTCTACGGCGAGATCGGGCTGCTGGTCGCGATGCTGCTGTGGTCGGCCCGCCTGGCGTTCGTCGATCCGTTGGCGGAGGTACAACACAAGGCGACAACGGCCCAGCCCGACGCCGAAGCGACCGCCGGGGACGCAGTCGCGTTGGACCCCGAGCCCGACGCCGTCCCCGCCCCCTCGTCCCGCGCATGA